In the Raineyella fluvialis genome, GGCCGGCCACTTCGCCACCTGCGTGACGGTGGGACGCCTCGACAACGGCTACGCCATCAAGATGTTCCAGCAGGGCCAGCCGATCGTCGTCTGCGACGGCCGTCGGGATCCGTGGTCGAAGATCTGGCCGGACGTGACCCACTGGGGCTGAGGCACCGGATGGTCACCGCGGCGCGAGCGCCCGGACGTCCGCCAAGGTGTCCGCCTCGGCCGCCGTCTTGTCGCTCCGATAGCGCACCACCCGGGCGAACCGCAGGGTGACGCCGCCGGGGTAGCGCACGGACCGCTGGACCCCGTCGAAGGCCACCTCCACCACCTGCTCGGGTCGCAGCTGCACGACGTGCCCCTGCCGGCCGGTCTCGAGTTCGAGGAAGCGGGCGGTCTGCCAGGCCAGCATCTCGTCGGACATGCCTTTGAAGGTCTTCCCCAGCATCACGAACGCGTCCCCGTCCCTGGCCCCGAGATGAATGTTGGACAGCAGTCCCGTACGACGGCCACTGCCCCACTCCACGGCCAGGACGACGAGGTCGAGGGTGTGACGAGGCTTCACCTTCACCCAAGCGGCGCCGCGTCGCCCGGCGGCGTACGAGGCGGAGAGGTCCTTGACGACGATGCCCTCGTAGCCGCGTCCGAGCACCGTGGCGAACCACTCCTGCACGGTGGTCGGATCGGCGCCGATCAGCCGGGGGACGATCGCCTCGCCCGGCACGACTTCGCCCAGGGCCTCGATCCTCGCCGCGGCCGCGGCATCGATCAGGTCGCGCCCGTCGAGGTGCAGGATGTCGAAGAAGAACGCACTGAGGGGCGCGTCGCCGGCGAGCCCCTCCGCTGGGTGCGTCATCGTCCGAGCACCGGTCTCCTGGAAGGCCCGCGGCCGTCCGTCCGCGCCGAGCAGGAGTGCCTCGCCGTCGAGCACGACCGAGCGGAGCGGCAGGCCACGGACGAGCGAGACGATCTCAGGCACCCGGTCGGTGATCTCGTCCAGTGAGCGGGTGAAGACAGCGACCTCGTCTCCGGCCCGGTGCACCTGGATCCGGATGCCGTCCAGCTTGGCATCGACCGCCACCGCAGCCCCGCCGAATCCCCGCAGGGCGCTGGGCACATCGGAGGCGGGCGAGGCGAGCATCGGGCGTACGGGGCGCAGTGGCTGCAGCCGGAAGGCCGCGAGGGCGTCCTGGCCCCGCCGAGTGCGGCCGCGGCCACCGGCCCGGAGAACGCGCTGAACATGGCGGCCCGCCGGACCACCGCGAGAGGCACCTCCGCGGCCTCGGCGATCGCGTCCAGCAACAGGGCGTCGAGCGCGCCCTGCCGCAGCTCACCGACCAGGAGCCGGCGGAGGAACATCTGCTCGGGCGCCGTCGCCCGAGCGAAGAGTGCCGCGATCCCCCGTTCGCGGGCAGCTGCGGATCCCGGCCCCGAGATCGCGGCGAGGGCCGCCAGGGCGGCGTCCACGTCGAGCGGGGTGAGGGACGGCACAGAGGCCGGATCGGGCAGGGTGAGCAGGGAGCGCCACCCGACACCTGTCCGGCGCTGCCGGATCCGGCCGGACAGGAACGAGGCCACGATGTCCGCCTCGGTGGCGTCGCCCGTCTCGCCGAGGACCTCCGCCACCAGACGGCGCTTCTCGATCCGCGAGCGGGTCGCCGTGACCGCCGCCGAGGTCTGCACGAGCCGGGTGAGCAGCATGCCCCGATCATCCCTCCCGGCACTGACGGCGTCGACCCCAGCACAAATACTTGACACTTGAACTATCTCGGGATTCGATGGTGGCATGACCGACGACAGCGCGACGCACACTCCGTTCGAACTGGGCCTCTTCACGTTCGGCGAGCTGACTCGCGACCGGGACACCAGGCGGCTCCTGCCGGCAGCCCAGCGGCTGGGAGAGTTCGTAGACCTCGCGATCCTGGCCGACCGGGCGGGATTGGATGTCTTCGGCGTCGGTGAGCACCACCGACCGGACTTCGCCATCGCCTCGCCGCCGGTGGTGCTCGCCGCGATCGCCCAGGCGACCGAACGGATCCGTCTCACCAGCACCGTCACGGTGCTCTCGACGGCCGATCCGGTGAAGGTCTTCGAGGACTTCGCGACCGTGGACCTGTTGTCCGGCGGCCGGGCCGAGATCACCGCGGGCCGCGGCGCCTACGTCGAGTCCTTCCCGCTCTTCGGTCAGCGTCTCGAGGACTACGACGACCTCTTCGAGGAGAAGCTCGACCTGCTCCTGCGACTCGGGGAGGCACCGGAGGTGACCTGGCAGGGCCGCTTCCGACCGGCGCTGGAGGGGGTCGGCGTCTATCCTCGCCCCGTCCAGGACGCCCTGCCGGTCTGGATAGCGGTGGGGGGCACCCCGGCCAGCGTGATCCGCGCCGGCCGCCTGGGTCTGCCGATGTACCTGGCGATCCTTGGACAGCCCGACCGCTTCCAGCCGCTCGCCGGTCTGTACCGCCGGACGGCGGCCTCGTACGGTCACGACCCGGCCGCGTTGACCCTCGGAGTCACCAGCCATGTGCACGTCGCCCGGACGTCACAACAGGCGCGCGACGAGTTCTACCCGTACTACAGCCGCTACATCGGCGACAACATGCCGGGCGCCCACGGCGTCCCGCTCGCCCGCGAGGCCTTCGAGGCCTGGGCGGGCCCGCGGGGGGCTCTCTTCGCCGGCAGCCCGCAGGAGGTGATCGAGAAGATCCTGTGGGAGCACGAGATCCTCGGCCACCGACGCTTCCTGGCCCAGATCGGACTGGGCGGCCTGCCGTACGCCACGACGGCCGCAGCGGTGGAACTCCTGGCCACCGAGGTGCTGCCGGTCGTACGTCGCGAGATCGGCTGACCCGAGAGCAGGCTCACGCCACCGCCGGTGCGGAGTCGGTGGCGTCGGGGGAAGCGCCCCGGCGTACGACTTCCTCCCGGGCCCGATCGAGTCCGCCGAGTTCGAGGCCAGCCAGGGTGCTCTCCCCCGTCCAGTACGGGCGTCCGCGACGCTCGACCCGCAGGGTCAGCCGGGCGGCGAGGTGTTCCAGGGCGCCGGCGACGTTGCGTTCCTCGCTGGGCAGCGGCACCGGGAGGACATGGGCCCGGCCGGGCTCGGCCTGACCCTCCACGATGACCCGCCACTGCCGGGCGTGGCCGTCGAGGTGCCAGCGTCCCGGTCCGATGTCGGCCCGCACCGGGCTGGTGCCTGGATTGCCGAGCCGTAGGACCCGGCCGTCCGGCAGACGCACGACGAGGGCGGTGACGGAGGTGGACAGGGGCCCGGCGACGACCTGCCCCCCGGCGAACGCCACGCAGACGCCGGGATCGGCGAACCCGTGGGCCTGGCCGCACCACCACGCCTCGGGGAAGCCCTCCTTGCCCCAGTTCTTCTCGCCGTACGCTGCCGCGCCCTCGAGGTGCCAGACCTCGCCTCCGAGCGTCGCCTCTCCGGTGGCCCGCCCGCCCAGCAGCCACGGGTGCCAGTACTGGTTGAGGCCGGGAACCAGCTGGAAGCCGCTCGACCCTCCGAGGGCCCGGCGCGGTGGCCACGGATCCCGCACCTCGAGGCGTACGGACAGCTGGGCGTCCGGGCCCAGGTCGACTCTGACCATACGGTCATCGCCGGTGAACGAGGGGGCGGCGACCGCCCCGGGCCGAGGCGAGGCCGCCCCCAGGCCGTACGGATCCGCCCACGCACCGGGCAGTGCTGCCGTCCGCAGGAAGCCGTTACTGCCGGCGAGTCCGACCGTCGCCCACGGGCCATGGGGCCCGCGGTTCACCCCGATCAGGGCGACCACGACGCGCGAGGCGGAGGCATCGCTGAACCGCCAGTAGTAGCCCTCCATCGCCACGCCGTGCGCCCGCCGGGGGTCCCCCCAGGGAAGGTCCGCCCCGGAGGCACGGTAGGCGGACAGGATCCGGGCCCAGCCGTGACCCTGGGGCGCCGGGCCGGATCGTCGCCCGGAGTGCTCACGCTCAGGCATAACCGAGCTCGTGCAGGCGGGCATCGTCGATGCCGAAGAAGTGGGCGATCTCGTGGACGACGGTGATCCTGACCTGCTCCTGCAGCTCCTCGACCGTCGCGCACATGCGCACCAGCGGACGGCGGAAGATCAGGATCCGGTCCGGCAGCACACCGGAGTAGTAGTGCCCCCTCCGATCGAGGGGGACGCCCTGGTAGAGGCCGAGCAGGGAGGGCATGTCGGCCGGCGGATCGTCCTCGATCACCAGGATGCAGTTCTCGACGAGATCCAGCAGCGCCTCGGGCACCGAGGCGATGGCCGCGTCGACGTACGCCTCGAACTCCTCCTCGGAGATGTCGACCATGGTTGTCTCCTCACCGGCCCGTCCCCCTCCGTGGCACCGTCGGAACGACCGCCGTGCCACCTCGGAAGGCCCTGATCCCCACAGTACGGGACCGGCCAATGTCAATGTGGTCACATCTGGCCACGGGGATGACACGCGATTGGAACGCCCTCGCGGGACGTCGTAGCGTGGTTCCTGCACATCCTTTCGCGCCCGGGACCCCTTGTGGAGGGAGCGAAGGACCGCACGGTGTCGTGCACCTGACTGCCCATGACGGCGGGTGGCCGGTGGACACCGCCCAGTTTCGTTCGGCATTCGTGAGGAGCAGTCGTGGCGTTCGGCAAGCACAAACCAGGCAGATGGCCCGTGGAGGCCGAGGAAGTCGACGTCGCGCTGATCGGCGGCGGCGTGCTCAGTGCGACCTTCGGTCTGATGCTGCACATGCTGCAGCCCGACTGGACCATCATGGGGTTCGAGCGGCTGCCCAAGGTCGCCAAAGAGTCCTCCAACCCGTGGAACAACGCGGGTACTGGTCACGCCGGTCTGTGCGAGCTGAACTACACCAAGGAAAAGCCGGACGGCTCGATGGACAACTCCAAGCCTATCGACATCAACGAGCAGTTCCAGGTCAGCCGTGAGCTGTGGTCCCACTTCGTCGAGGCGGGCGTCCTCGGTCACCCCGAGACCTTCATCAACTCCTGCCCGCACATGTCGATGGTGCACGGCGAGGAGGACATCGACTTCCTGCGTCGCCGTTGGGAGGGTCTGAAGGAGAACCCGCTGTTCGCGGCGATGGAGTTCTCCGATGACCAGGAGAAGATCCGGGAGTGGGCTCCCAACCTCGTCCAGGGGCGCGATCCCCAGGAGCGGATCGCGGTCACGTACGATCCCACCGGCACCGACGTGAACTTCGGCTCCATCACCCGCCAGATCTTCAACTACCTCGAGTTCCACGGCGTCTTCGTCGAGACCTCGAAGGAGGTCACCGACCTCAAGCAGAACTCTGATGGCTCCTGGACGCTGCGCGTCGCCGATCACCATCGCCGTAAGGAGGGCCGGGCCGAGGACAAGTTCGTCCGGGCCAAGTTCGTCTTCAACGGCGCCGGCGGCTGGGCCCTGAAGATGATGCAGAAGGCCGGCGTGCCCGAGGTCAACGGCTACGCGCTGTTCCCGGTCTCCGGAGCCTTCCTGTCGACGACCGACCCGCAGATCGTCGCCACCCACACGGTGAAGGTCTACGGCAAGGCCAAGGTCGGCGCGCCGCCGATGTCCAACCCGCACATGGACGCGCGGATCATCAACACCAACCGGTCGGTCCTCTTCGGGCCGTACGCCGGGCTGGATCCCCGCTTCCTCAAGTTCGGCTCCTGGTTCGACATGCCGAAGATGATCCGCACCGGCAACATCATGGCGGTGCTGAACGTGGCCAAGGACAACCTGGCCCTGATCAAGCTGCTCGTGGGGATGATCTTCATGACCCCGGGTCAGAAGCTCAGGGAGCTGCGTGAGTTCTCACCCAGCGCCGACATGACCGACTGGCGGATGATCAAGGCCGGCCAGCGTGCCCAGATCATCAAGACCAACGCGGACGGCCGCGGCGGCAAACTGGAGTTCGGCACCGAGGTCATCACCAACGCCGACGGCACCCTGGCCACCGTCCTCGGGGCGTCGCCGGGTGCGTCGACGGCCGTGCCGATCATGCTCGAGCTGCTCGAGCGCTGCTTCCCCGACAAGATCGAGGAATGGACCCCCAAGATCAGGGAGGTCATCCCCACGTACGGCAAGAAGCTGTCGGACGACCCGCAGCTGGCGTACGAGACGATGAAGAAGACCGCCGAGGTGCTGCACATCACCGCCCCGGCCCCGGTCACCCAGTCCTGACCCTGACCCAGCCGGCAGCATGACGAAGGGCACCTCCCGTCCTGGGAGGTGCCCTTCGGCGTTGCGCGGCGGTGCAGCGGCGGTGTCGCGTGGGACCTCCCCTTCGACAGGTCGCGTCGACCGTCAGCCCTTCATCGCGGTCTCACCCAGCGCCCCACAGGCGACGGGCCTCCTCAATGGGCGGGACCCTGCCGATCATCGCCCCAGCTGTCGGGGATCTCATGCACCCGAGGCGGATAGAGAATGGAACGAGCGACGTTGTGGTAGCCGTACTGCTCCAGCAGGGCGGCTGCCTGGCGGTCCGTGAGGTCGTAGGCTCGCGCGAGCATGCGCACCTGTTCGGTGTAGAAGGCGTGCAGCTTGTCGACGCCCTTGACGAACTCGATCTCGTTCAACGCCATCTCGCCGCCCCTCTCGTACGACCCGGTGGTGAGCATCACCCTATGTCCGGACGGTGCCACCCCGGGAGCCACACGACCGGGTCTACGGGCCGATCATGGTCGAGAGCCGCTGGCGCGCGATGGCGCTGAAGGGGGCCGTCTCCCCCTCGTCGTCGATCAGTCGCAGCAGCACACGCAGCCGCTGGCGCACCTCCGGGCGGACCGCGTGGTCCGCGAGGTGCTCGACCATCCGGTCGTCGGTGTCGAGCATGGCCGCGGCTTGGCACAGGTCACGGAAACTCCACTCCATGGGGTCTGTCGACAACAACCGATCCCCGGGGTGCAACCAACGGACGTCGCCCATGCGGGAAGCCTACCCGTCTCGGTCCAGGAGGAAACGGTTCAGCGCAGCGGTCATGTGCGGATCGACAGGCAGTGCTCGGCCGTCCAATTGCCGCACCGGAGCAGCGAGCCGGGTGCTCGAGGTGAACCAGGCGGCCTCGGCCTCGTCCAGCTCCTCGATCCGGATCGACCGCGTAGCGGTGGGGACCCCGTGTTGCTCGAACCAGCGGAAGGCAGACGCCTGGGTGGTGCCCGGAAGGACTCCGTCCTCGGCGGGAGGAGTCACGATGGTGCCGCCCAGCCTGACCAGGAACGAGGACGTGGGCCCCTCGAGGACGTAGCCGTCGGACGAGACGAACAGCGTGTCGTCCTGACCACGGCGATGAGCCTCCCGGATCACGGAGCGGTTGATCGCGTACGAGAGGGACTTCGCACCCGCCAGGAGCCAGGGAGCGGAGGCCATCACGTCTCGGGGGACGCCGCGGCTGAGCACCACCACGCTGATCCCCTGCTCACGAGCCACCGAGTAATCGGGGCCCAGCATGGCGACGGCCCAGCCGGTCGCTCCTTCGATCCCGGGCGGATACTCCTGGCCGCGGGTGAGGATGAACTTGCAGGAGAGTTCGCGGCCGGGGTACTGCGCGTCGAGCCGCTCGAGCGCGGTGCGGACGGCCACCCGGTAGACCTCGTGGTCCGGGGCCGGGAGGTCCATCAGCCGGGCGGAACGGGAGAACCGGTCGAGGTGGGCCTGCAGCGCCTGGACCCGACCGTCGAGGGACCCGGCGACCTCGAAGATGCCGTCCCCCCGGGTCACCCCCAGATCGTTGACCCGTACCTGACCGACCATGGCGTCGACGATCCGAAGGGCGTCAGCAGGTCGGGGGCGTGGCCGCTCCGGGCCCTCGATCATCACCAGCACGCTGTCGTCCATCTGCCCTCCTCGGACGTGGTGGAGGCCCTCGCGGAGCGAGGCGCCCGGACCGTCCCCATTGTCCTCCGACGGCACCAGGACGTCACGGGTAGCGAGGATCCCCGCGTCGGCTACGCCGACCGGCACCGAGCGTTCACCCCGAGTTCAGACGATCCCGGTGGTGGGGGCGGACGCGGTGGAGTGGGATCGGAGGGCCGGCCGACCGACCATCAGGGCATTGCCCGGGACAGTGCCAGGTCGCGTCCG is a window encoding:
- a CDS encoding LLM class flavin-dependent oxidoreductase, with the translated sequence MTDDSATHTPFELGLFTFGELTRDRDTRRLLPAAQRLGEFVDLAILADRAGLDVFGVGEHHRPDFAIASPPVVLAAIAQATERIRLTSTVTVLSTADPVKVFEDFATVDLLSGGRAEITAGRGAYVESFPLFGQRLEDYDDLFEEKLDLLLRLGEAPEVTWQGRFRPALEGVGVYPRPVQDALPVWIAVGGTPASVIRAGRLGLPMYLAILGQPDRFQPLAGLYRRTAASYGHDPAALTLGVTSHVHVARTSQQARDEFYPYYSRYIGDNMPGAHGVPLAREAFEAWAGPRGALFAGSPQEVIEKILWEHEILGHRRFLAQIGLGGLPYATTAAAVELLATEVLPVVRREIG
- a CDS encoding tocopherol cyclase family protein, whose protein sequence is MPEREHSGRRSGPAPQGHGWARILSAYRASGADLPWGDPRRAHGVAMEGYYWRFSDASASRVVVALIGVNRGPHGPWATVGLAGSNGFLRTAALPGAWADPYGLGAASPRPGAVAAPSFTGDDRMVRVDLGPDAQLSVRLEVRDPWPPRRALGGSSGFQLVPGLNQYWHPWLLGGRATGEATLGGEVWHLEGAAAYGEKNWGKEGFPEAWWCGQAHGFADPGVCVAFAGGQVVAGPLSTSVTALVVRLPDGRVLRLGNPGTSPVRADIGPGRWHLDGHARQWRVIVEGQAEPGRAHVLPVPLPSEERNVAGALEHLAARLTLRVERRGRPYWTGESTLAGLELGGLDRAREEVVRRGASPDATDSAPAVA
- the mqo gene encoding malate dehydrogenase (quinone), with the protein product MAFGKHKPGRWPVEAEEVDVALIGGGVLSATFGLMLHMLQPDWTIMGFERLPKVAKESSNPWNNAGTGHAGLCELNYTKEKPDGSMDNSKPIDINEQFQVSRELWSHFVEAGVLGHPETFINSCPHMSMVHGEEDIDFLRRRWEGLKENPLFAAMEFSDDQEKIREWAPNLVQGRDPQERIAVTYDPTGTDVNFGSITRQIFNYLEFHGVFVETSKEVTDLKQNSDGSWTLRVADHHRRKEGRAEDKFVRAKFVFNGAGGWALKMMQKAGVPEVNGYALFPVSGAFLSTTDPQIVATHTVKVYGKAKVGAPPMSNPHMDARIINTNRSVLFGPYAGLDPRFLKFGSWFDMPKMIRTGNIMAVLNVAKDNLALIKLLVGMIFMTPGQKLRELREFSPSADMTDWRMIKAGQRAQIIKTNADGRGGKLEFGTEVITNADGTLATVLGASPGASTAVPIMLELLERCFPDKIEEWTPKIREVIPTYGKKLSDDPQLAYETMKKTAEVLHITAPAPVTQS
- a CDS encoding RNA ligase family protein codes for the protein MLASPASDVPSALRGFGGAAVAVDAKLDGIRIQVHRAGDEVAVFTRSLDEITDRVPEIVSLVRGLPLRSVVLDGEALLLGADGRPRAFQETGARTMTHPAEGLAGDAPLSAFFFDILHLDGRDLIDAAAAARIEALGEVVPGEAIVPRLIGADPTTVQEWFATVLGRGYEGIVVKDLSASYAAGRRGAAWVKVKPRHTLDLVVLAVEWGSGRRTGLLSNIHLGARDGDAFVMLGKTFKGMSDEMLAWQTARFLELETGRQGHVVQLRPEQVVEVAFDGVQRSVRYPGGVTLRFARVVRYRSDKTAAEADTLADVRALAPR
- a CDS encoding aminotransferase class IV translates to MDDSVLVMIEGPERPRPRPADALRIVDAMVGQVRVNDLGVTRGDGIFEVAGSLDGRVQALQAHLDRFSRSARLMDLPAPDHEVYRVAVRTALERLDAQYPGRELSCKFILTRGQEYPPGIEGATGWAVAMLGPDYSVAREQGISVVVLSRGVPRDVMASAPWLLAGAKSLSYAINRSVIREAHRRGQDDTLFVSSDGYVLEGPTSSFLVRLGGTIVTPPAEDGVLPGTTQASAFRWFEQHGVPTATRSIRIEELDEAEAAWFTSSTRLAAPVRQLDGRALPVDPHMTAALNRFLLDRDG
- a CDS encoding metallopeptidase family protein — encoded protein: MVDISEEEFEAYVDAAIASVPEALLDLVENCILVIEDDPPADMPSLLGLYQGVPLDRRGHYYSGVLPDRILIFRRPLVRMCATVEELQEQVRITVVHEIAHFFGIDDARLHELGYA